GTAGGGCATAAAATGCGGTCGGTACTTTTGTATTCGATCAAAATAAAACCTAAAATAGTTTCCTTAGATTAAAGTCTGCCCCCGACTAAGGCTGAAGTATAAACTCCCATGAGCGATCAAAGTCCCTACGAAAAACTTGGGGTATCGGAAGATGCTAGCTTTGATGAAATTCAGGACGCTCGCAATCGCCTATTTGAAAAATATAGTGGCGATAGCAAGAGTGTAGAAATCATTGAAGCTGCTTACGATGCAATATTAATGGATCGTTTAAGGATGCGCCAAGAAGGTAAAATCAAGGTTCCTGAACGTATCCGCTTTCCAGAATTGAGAGTGCAATCGCCTCCTAAAGAAAACATCAAGCCCCGTGAGCAGTCGCCTGCATGGCTGCAAAAAATTTTGGATCAGCCTTCAGGGACAGATGTGCTTTTACCAGGGGCTTGGTTTTTGGGTTTGAGCGCTATTAGCGTTTTTTACCCAGCAGCAGGCGATCAGGTTTTGCAGTTGACGTTGGTATTTGGGGTAGTAGTTAGTATTTTCTTTCTTAATCGTAAAGAAGGTAGATTTGGTCGAGCAGTGTTGTTTACTCTGGTAGGTCTAATCATCGGCTTAATTAGCGGTGGATTAATCGCCAGCTTGCTCTTACCGCAAATCCCCGCTCTCACACTCACCGCAAACCAGTTATCGACTGTACTAACTTTTATATTGTTGTGGTTGGTTAGCAGTTTTTTACGTTAGGTCAACCAATTTTAGATTTTAGATTTGCGATTTTGGATCAACCCCGACCACGTTAGCGTAGCGGGACAAAGTACGGGTACGAAAAATCCAAAATCCACAAGGTTGATTTAAGTTTAAAAGCAATACAACTAAAATATGAAGAAATTTAGCCCCTACCTA
Above is a genomic segment from Nostoc sp. MS1 containing:
- a CDS encoding CPP1-like family protein — encoded protein: MSDQSPYEKLGVSEDASFDEIQDARNRLFEKYSGDSKSVEIIEAAYDAILMDRLRMRQEGKIKVPERIRFPELRVQSPPKENIKPREQSPAWLQKILDQPSGTDVLLPGAWFLGLSAISVFYPAAGDQVLQLTLVFGVVVSIFFLNRKEGRFGRAVLFTLVGLIIGLISGGLIASLLLPQIPALTLTANQLSTVLTFILLWLVSSFLR